One genomic segment of Desulfurispora thermophila DSM 16022 includes these proteins:
- a CDS encoding HAD family hydrolase — MTVQAVLFDIGATLVTGPPLSPVSRLLQITGWPEQMRPAVSRLIMCRELAGPDELCRELEQLVRLEDGLPGVAPSLTREQRQQVAELWQSQRTAARLLPGARNAVLGAKTHGFKVGLVSNIWPPYYASFCTAWPGIEQQMDALALSFRVGVAKPDPRLYQHALAVLQLPPQQVWMVGDTYYNDILPAIKLGMRTAWVLCRPDKEADALRGVQEGRLPAPDLVVPDLRQLDLAVLLRANAQ, encoded by the coding sequence TTGACTGTTCAAGCAGTGCTGTTTGACATCGGGGCCACTCTGGTCACCGGGCCGCCCCTCTCACCGGTATCCCGCCTGCTGCAGATCACCGGCTGGCCGGAGCAGATGAGGCCCGCCGTCAGCCGGCTGATCATGTGCCGGGAACTGGCGGGACCCGATGAACTGTGCCGGGAACTGGAGCAACTGGTTCGGCTGGAGGACGGGCTGCCGGGAGTTGCTCCGTCCCTGACCCGGGAGCAGCGGCAGCAGGTGGCCGAACTGTGGCAGAGCCAGCGCACCGCCGCCCGCCTGCTGCCCGGTGCCCGCAATGCCGTACTGGGAGCTAAAACGCACGGCTTTAAAGTGGGCCTGGTGTCCAACATCTGGCCCCCTTATTATGCTTCATTTTGTACTGCCTGGCCGGGTATAGAGCAACAAATGGACGCTTTAGCATTGAGCTTTCGCGTCGGAGTAGCCAAGCCCGATCCGCGCTTGTATCAGCACGCCCTGGCTGTTTTGCAACTGCCACCGCAGCAGGTGTGGATGGTGGGCGATACATATTACAACGATATTCTGCCGGCTATTAAGCTGGGCATGCGCACAGCCTGGGTGCTCTGCCGGCCGGACAAGGAGGCCGACGCCCTGCGGGGCGTGCAGGAGGGGCGCCTGCCCGCCCCCGACCTGGTGGTGCCCGACCTGCGCCAGCTGGATCTGGCGGTGTTATTGCGCGCCAATGCCCAGTAG
- a CDS encoding low molecular weight protein arginine phosphatase: MKILFVCTGNTCRSSMAAALAGAMRDELPPGVEIEISSAGTSAVRGMPASTHAVAALAESGIDLSHHRATPLSRALVQQADLVLTMTRSHRQQVLWLCPEAAGRVYTLAEYATGQDADVPDPFGGDLEIYRQTARHLQELVRAAMRRAAGQA, from the coding sequence GTGAAAATTTTATTTGTCTGCACCGGCAACACCTGTCGCAGCAGCATGGCGGCGGCGCTGGCCGGGGCCATGCGGGATGAATTGCCACCCGGTGTGGAAATTGAAATATCCTCGGCTGGTACCAGTGCGGTGAGGGGTATGCCCGCCTCGACCCACGCGGTGGCCGCCCTGGCGGAAAGCGGGATTGACCTGAGCCACCACCGGGCCACACCGCTTAGCCGGGCGCTGGTGCAGCAAGCCGACCTGGTTTTGACCATGACCCGCAGCCACCGCCAGCAGGTGCTATGGCTCTGTCCGGAGGCGGCCGGGCGGGTTTACACCCTGGCCGAATACGCTACCGGACAGGATGCGGACGTGCCCGATCCCTTTGGTGGCGACCTGGAGATATACCGGCAGACGGCCCGCCACCTGCAGGAACTGGTGCGGGCGGCTATGCGGCGGGCTGCCGGACAGGCCTGA
- the glyA gene encoding serine hydroxymethyltransferase — MQRLVDVDPEIHAAIQKELKRQQETLELIASENIVSRAVLEAQGSVLTNKYAEGYPGRRYYGGCQFVDIAEELAIQRAKQLFGAGHVNVQPHSGAQANLAVYFALLQPGDTILGMNLAHGGHLTHGSPLNISGKYFKIAAYGVDEQTGRIDYDAVRQAALASRPAMIVAGASAYPRIIDFARLRQIADEVGAYLMVDMAHIAGLVAAGEHPSPVPYADVVTTTTHKTLRGPRGGMILCKEKYAAAIDKAVFPGIQGGPLMHVIAAKAVAFGEALQPEFKEYQRRIVRNAAALATALLERGFDLVSGGTDNHLMLVDLRSKNITGKAAEKVLDQVGVTVNKNAIPYDPQPPFVASGIRVGTPAVTSRGLTEEDMVTVADIIDQALSYGGDAARLARAREMALELCRRYPIYSDL; from the coding sequence ATGCAGCGGCTGGTCGATGTAGACCCGGAAATCCATGCCGCTATTCAAAAAGAACTTAAACGCCAGCAGGAGACGCTGGAACTGATCGCATCCGAAAACATTGTCAGCCGGGCTGTGTTGGAAGCACAGGGCAGTGTGCTAACCAACAAATACGCTGAAGGTTATCCCGGTCGCCGCTATTACGGTGGCTGCCAGTTCGTGGACATTGCCGAAGAGCTGGCCATCCAGCGGGCCAAGCAGCTTTTCGGTGCCGGGCATGTCAATGTGCAGCCCCATTCCGGCGCCCAGGCCAACCTGGCCGTATACTTCGCCCTGCTGCAGCCGGGCGATACCATCCTGGGCATGAACCTGGCCCACGGTGGCCATCTCACCCACGGCAGCCCGCTGAACATTTCCGGCAAGTATTTTAAAATTGCCGCCTACGGCGTGGACGAGCAGACCGGGCGCATTGACTACGATGCGGTGCGGCAGGCCGCCCTGGCCAGCCGCCCGGCCATGATTGTGGCCGGGGCCAGCGCCTACCCGCGCATCATTGATTTTGCCCGCCTGCGCCAGATTGCCGACGAAGTGGGCGCCTATCTGATGGTGGATATGGCCCACATCGCCGGGCTGGTGGCGGCCGGGGAGCATCCCAGCCCCGTACCCTATGCCGATGTGGTCACCACCACCACCCACAAAACATTGCGCGGGCCGCGGGGCGGTATGATTTTGTGCAAAGAAAAATACGCCGCCGCCATTGACAAGGCGGTTTTCCCCGGCATTCAGGGCGGCCCGCTCATGCATGTGATTGCCGCCAAGGCGGTGGCCTTTGGCGAGGCTTTGCAGCCGGAGTTTAAAGAATATCAGCGGCGCATTGTGCGCAATGCCGCCGCCCTGGCCACGGCGCTTCTGGAGCGCGGTTTTGATCTGGTTTCGGGCGGTACGGACAACCACCTCATGCTGGTGGACCTGCGCAGCAAGAACATCACCGGCAAAGCGGCGGAAAAAGTGCTGGACCAAGTGGGCGTCACCGTGAATAAAAACGCCATTCCCTACGACCCGCAGCCGCCTTTTGTGGCCAGCGGCATCCGGGTGGGCACGCCGGCTGTCACTTCGCGCGGCCTGACGGAAGAGGATATGGTCACCGTGGCTGACATTATTGACCAGGCTCTGAGTTATGGCGGGGATGCCGCACGTCTGGCCCGGGCCCGGGAAATGGCCCTGGAGCTGTGCCGGCGCTATCCCATTTATAGTGATCTTTAG
- the rpiB gene encoding ribose 5-phosphate isomerase B codes for MKIAIAADHGGYKLKQEIIKYLEQQGYQYKDFGTYSEESVDYPDYALPVARAVASGEFDRGIICCGTGIGVCIVANKVPGVRAALCHDTFSAQASREHNNANVLTLGERVIGSGLALQIVETWLQSQFAGGRHARRVEKINRIEQEYGC; via the coding sequence GTGAAAATTGCCATAGCCGCCGACCACGGCGGTTACAAGCTGAAACAGGAGATTATAAAATATCTGGAGCAGCAAGGCTACCAGTACAAGGATTTCGGTACATACTCGGAGGAGTCCGTGGACTACCCGGATTACGCTCTGCCGGTGGCCCGGGCTGTGGCGTCCGGTGAATTTGACCGGGGCATCATCTGCTGCGGTACGGGTATTGGTGTTTGCATAGTGGCCAACAAGGTGCCAGGCGTGCGGGCGGCGCTGTGCCACGACACCTTTTCCGCTCAGGCTTCCCGCGAGCACAACAACGCCAATGTGCTCACCCTGGGCGAGCGGGTGATTGGCAGCGGTCTGGCCCTGCAAATTGTGGAAACCTGGCTGCAGAGCCAGTTTGCCGGCGGGCGTCATGCCCGGCGGGTGGAAAAGATCAACCGGATTGAGCAAGAGTACGGCTGTTGA
- a CDS encoding deoxycytidylate deaminase produces MAARPSFDEIYMEVVDTIARRSTCLRKKVGAVIVVDNRIISHGYNGVVSGETHCCDTGHCLKDLAGREDYKPCVHAEQNAICLCAKRGLAVGGGTIYVNADICLTCAKLIVTCQLQRVVVRRDYKGTDEGIEFLRRHGIQVDLWPSASAAQEAD; encoded by the coding sequence GTGGCCGCCAGGCCCTCCTTTGACGAAATATATATGGAAGTGGTGGACACCATCGCCCGCCGCTCCACCTGCCTGCGCAAAAAGGTGGGCGCGGTGATTGTGGTGGACAACCGCATCATCTCCCACGGTTACAACGGTGTGGTCAGCGGGGAGACTCACTGCTGCGACACCGGGCATTGCTTGAAAGACCTGGCCGGGCGCGAGGACTACAAGCCCTGCGTGCACGCCGAACAGAACGCCATCTGTCTTTGCGCCAAGCGGGGACTGGCCGTGGGGGGCGGCACCATTTACGTTAATGCCGATATCTGTCTCACCTGTGCCAAACTGATTGTCACCTGCCAGCTGCAGCGGGTGGTGGTGCGGCGCGACTACAAGGGTACCGACGAGGGCATAGAATTTCTCCGCCGCCATGGCATTCAGGTGGATCTCTGGCCGTCAGCCAGCGCGGCACAGGAGGCTGATTAA